The DNA window TGGACGATTATTTGAAAGAAGCACTTGAGATTGTAAAAGCACAGGCTAGCGTGCGAAATATGACCGAAGAGGACATCCTCTCCATGGTCGATAAACTCGCTCGCGGCATTGCTGATATCCACCACAGCGCTGAAGAAGGTGAAGTTGAACATCCTTCTATCGAGCCTAAAAAGGCTATCCGCGAAAAATCCATCATTTGCCTCGAGTGCGGCAAAAGCTTTAAGGTCCTGACCAAGCGTCACCTCGCTACCCATGACCTTACCCCC is part of the Desulfobaculum bizertense DSM 18034 genome and encodes:
- a CDS encoding MucR family transcriptional regulator; this translates as MDDYLKEALEIVKAQASVRNMTEEDILSMVDKLARGIADIHHSAEEGEVEHPSIEPKKAIREKSIICLECGKSFKVLTKRHLATHDLTPAEYKEKYGYTKKTSLVCKSLARERRKKMADMRLWERRGQSK